The genomic stretch ttcaagcaatataagaaattgcttttaagaaaatatttttttgaattattcgtTTTTCGAGAAGCAAATGGAGCCttatgaaagggaaaaaaaattgaagttttattAATGGAAGCGGGGCTGCAAAATGGAATTATTTGCTCAGGTTCATCTATTTGCACTTCGTGCTAGTTATAGGCCTAGTGTTCAATATATGGTCCGCGACCCTGGATCCGTGCGAGCATCTCTCCATTTGCAGAGTTAATGAGCAGCACGGGTGGAAATGCTGGTTCCGTGGGTAGCAAGACACAGGAAGAGTGAGTTCGTGTCCTTGTCTTACCTTCTTCGGACAAAAGACTGTTTCGGCTTATGATCCCTTCAAACTCTGGTCTGAGCTCGCATTAGTTGGGCCGCAGGCCCATTTACTGATCTTAGCCCACATTGGTTCGTATGGGCCGTAGGGGCCTATTCACGACATCATCTCAGTTCACAGGTCGCACCAAGAGAGAgatagtgagagagagagagagagagagagagagcgaacaTGTGAGTACCAGAGCAAACGGCAAAAGAGGAAAAGCATGCGACTCGGCTAAGTTGGTTCAGCTCAATTGCAGTCCGCGATCACAGTCGCCGCATCAATGCAGGGAGGATCATCGGGCATTGGCTACGGTCTCAAGTACCAGGTCCGCTCCGTCAAAACCCTTGTCGTCCCTCCCGCCAAATCTCTCCTCGACCTGGTTTCGTCGTTCTCCTGACGATTCTCCGTTGATCTTCGCAGGCCAGATGCATCTCCGATGTGAAAGCGGACACTGACCACACCAGCTTCCTCACCGGAACTCTCAGCCTCAAGGAAGAAAATGAGGTTCGTGTCACGCGACtttccgtaaaaaaaaaatttcgcggGCTTCGAAGGTCGAATCTAATCAACGTGTTCTCTGTCAGGTCCATTTGCTGAGGCTTTCATCGGGCGGTACGGAGCTGATTTGCGAGGGCTTGTTCTCGCATCCGAACGAGATCTGGGACCTCTCTTCCTGTCCCTTCGATCAGCGCATCTTCTCTACTGTTTTCTCTACTGGTGATTGATCGATCCCACGATCTGCTTGAATGATATTATGGTCACTCTGTCAAATGTGCCCGCACTTTggtttaatttgtttttctgaGCCTCGATGGTATGATTGTTTATACGTGTTCTACTGCATGCATTGTCCATGGCTAACCTGCAATTATTGTTCTTCAGTATCGATGTCTTCGCCCAGTTAGACTTGACTCCATCATTTGGAGTGAATTATCCTTTGTACGAAACACTTTCACCGCGTTTTCTGTTGCATAAATTCTATTCTTTCATGAAGTTTgtaatttcatttgtttttgtccCGTTAAATTCCTTAACCTCTCTGCCCTTGTTTACTATGGATGCTTCAAGGGTGTGCGAATCACTAAATGGTGATCGTTTGCTGCTCCAGTGGATGATTGAAGAAGTCTGTTTATGACAACATTATTGTATGTAATGTAATGATTTTTCATTGGAGTGGCGTCATAAGAATTAAACCCAAGGCAGGCAATTTTACTTATGAACTGTTGTTGCCCTTGATGAATCATCGTTCAGCTACagtgtactttttttttcagctGACTTTGTTGAATGACAATATTCGTTGAGGTTGAAGGACTAGTTCAAGTGTTTTGAAACTCGTCCTATTGTTGAAGGTGAATCTTACGGAGCCGCTATATGGCAGATTCCAGAGTTGTATGGACAGTTGAATTCTCCTCAGTTGGAAAAAATTGCCTCACTTGATGCACATTCACGAAAGATCAGTTGGTGGGCTTCTTCGAGGTCTCTCTATTTTGTCATTTGAAAACTTTACTTTGCTTGCTGACTTAGGCAATGCCTGCAACAGCGTACTCTGGTGGCCATCTGGACGGCATGACAAGTTAGTTAGCATTGATGAGGAAAACATCTTCTTATGGAACTTAGATTGTTCAAGAAAGTCAGCTCAGGTATATTCAAATGGAACCTCTCTACTGGTTACTTCTTTAAGAATGAAATGGAGTATATAGTTCTCCATACATTCTTTAGACATTTATAAGTAATATAGCTCCTTTGCGATTTCCTTTAAATTCTGTGACGTAAGACAACTAAAAGTGGAAATAGGGAGAGAGAAGTAAATGGATACTTATATTGACGTGGTCCAGAGTCACTTTATGTGATGGAGATACAATGTTTTGTACACATGAAGACCATTGAGCTCTTTTTTGCGTGGAGTTCTAGTGATCGCTTATTTGACTACATGGGACTCTTATATATGGCTTTCACATGAGTGTTCTAGTTGATGTTGAAAATGGATAATCCTTGTTTGGTTGTATGGAGATTGGTGAAGTACCAATTGATGCAGTGTGTTTGTGATAGTATTTGTGGGAGATGGACAGTAGGAAGAGTGACAAGTAGTCATCTATGTCTGCATGCCTCTTATAGCTTTTATCCTATCctctctttttgagaaaatggtGTATTTATATGACACAGCCATTTAACATCCTTGGTGGAAAACTGAGAAAAACATGCTCTACTTTGGGTCCATCTCAGTGCTTAAATTAGTCTGTAGATGCATAAGTGTTGTCTTTGCATGCCTTACCTTTATCCTATTCAAGAAAAGCAATCTTGCACTGCATCCTTTGTCCTTAATTCTTATCCTTATGTGCTGATCCTTATTCAGGTCTTGTTTCAATTCTAGGTCCAGTCACAGGAGTCAGCTGGTATGCTGCACTACCTCTCTGGTGGAGCATGGGATCCTCATGATGTAAATACTGTAGCTGCAGCCTGTGAATCATCAATCCAGTTTTGGGATCTTCGGACTATGAAGTAGGTTGCGTCATCCTATCCACATATGATGCATAGGGTCTAAGTGAGATGGGACCACCTTTTCTATTTGCGGTTGGTTAATGAACTTTGTCCGGATCATGTATTGGTTCTGTTAAGTACTCTATTCATAGTGCAGTCAGAACTTACCCGAGAAGGAATTTCGATACCTTAGGATTGTAACTATACGGCCGCcgttcattttaaaattttcactgtTTTTCTTTGTGCATATTTTTCTtccaaagaagtaaaaaaaatgcaataaccaGTTAAACCGGAAGTAATTGTCTTtcctttgatttctttttaaagGTGAACATGCCATTTGCCACTTGGGACAAATTTTCAGGTGGTATACCCCAGTTGCCAATTATAGTTATAACTTTGAGGGGTAATAAACTGAAATGGAGCTAGCTTGAGTTTCGCTTGCTTAGTTTCTTCTAATCCTGTGGAGATTCTACAAGTTTCTGGAATGTGTGCTGACAGGCTTCATATGGTGACAGGAAAGCAAATTCACTAGAATCTGTCCATGCTCGTGACCTGGATTATGACACACGAAAGA from Rhodamnia argentea isolate NSW1041297 chromosome 2, ASM2092103v1, whole genome shotgun sequence encodes the following:
- the LOC115735187 gene encoding WD repeat-containing protein DWA2-like codes for the protein MQGGSSGIGYGLKYQARCISDVKADTDHTSFLTGTLSLKEENEVHLLRLSSGGTELICEGLFSHPNEIWDLSSCPFDQRIFSTVFSTGESYGAAIWQIPELYGQLNSPQLEKIASLDAHSRKISCVLWWPSGRHDKLVSIDEENIFLWNLDCSRKSAQVQSQESAGMLHYLSGGAWDPHDVNTVAAACESSIQFWDLRTMKKANSLESVHARDLDYDTRKKHLLVTSEDESGVRVWDLRMPKAPIQELPGHTHWTWAVSCNPEYGGLILSAGTDSAVNLWWSSAVSSDELISERLIDSPTRKLDPLLHSYNDYEDSVYGLAWSSREPWIFASLSYDGRVVIESVKPYLSRK